A region from the Anoplolepis gracilipes chromosome 2, ASM4749672v1, whole genome shotgun sequence genome encodes:
- the LOC140676254 gene encoding uncharacterized protein isoform X2, translating to MMRTRIKSKTENPSASTRNVGTQTPEFDSEITQLQEQLKLLQLQYDALKQHMKTPNKSGTSTQYKRLYTQESSKSNATNEKHNCNCKGNCSSRVCGCVKKDNKCSSSCKCNNKICQNQELKDENKENANKNDMETPKKQNTKNEATNKNLQSLFSPDQTYKDLEETQISNIHFNFNNKNDTMMKNLQTDKTSKTNTVTSKKERKNKEQQQLAAKIVNDITDNTEITATNNVSSNNENVVINEMFDPMKPKHQLSRTPPNNKKVTNESPEMENIIEPQPHHESNKNKKIISSIQVLDIKEEKVDWQEHTAQLVPCKKCKRTFMPYRIQKHEACCKGNK from the exons ATGATGAGAACAagaataaaatcgaaaacTGAAAATCCATCAGCcag TACGAGAAATGTTGGGACTCAAACTCCAGAGTTTGATAGTGAGATAACGCAGTTGCAAGAGCAACTGAAACTTTTACAACTTCAATACGATGCTTTAAAGCAACATATGAAAACACCTAATAAATCTGGCACTTCTACACAATATAAACGGCTTTACACGCAAGAATCATCTAAAAGCAATGCTACTAATGAGAAACATAATTGCAATTGTAAAGGAAATTGCTCGTCACGAGTGTGCGGATGTGTGAAGAAAGACAACAAATGCAGCTCTtcatgtaaatgtaataataaaatatgtcaaaaccag GAATTGAAAGATGAAAACAAGGAAAATGCTAATAAGAATGATATGGAGACTCCtaagaaacaaaatacaaagaatgaagctacaaataaaaacttacaGAGTTTATTTAGCCCTGATCAGACATATAAAGATCTTGAAGAAACACAAATTAGCAATAtccattttaatttcaataataaaaatgatactaTGATGAAAAACTTACAAACAGACAAAACTTCTAAGACAAACACTGTAACatcaaagaaagaaagaaagaataaggAGCAACAACAATTAGCAGCAAAGATAGTAAATGACATAACAGATAATACAGAAATAACAGCTACTAATAATGTTTCTTCAAACAATGAAAATGTGGtaataaat gaAATGTTTGATCCAATGAAACCGAAACATCAATTATCACGAACACCGccaaacaataaaaaagttacaaatgAATCACCAGAGATGGAAAACATAATTGAGCCTCAACCACATCatgaatcaaataaaaacaagaaaatcaTATCATCTATCCAAG ttttagatataaaagaagaaaaagttgATTGGCAAGAGCATACTGCACAACTTGTTCCTTGTAAAAAATGCAAGAGAACTTTTATGCCATACCGGATCCAGAAACATGAGGCATGTTGTAAAGGGAATAAGTAA
- the Xrcc1 gene encoding uncharacterized protein Xrcc1 isoform X2 — protein MLAQVIFQLVEPSYITGIDIGNFQSCVVIITGSTLSEPDNWIVIVNHKFMTNDEAANNKFKDQVQLFTKRELNPDTLKIKFDRIKVTCMQSANLKVLFGLSYIILRSDSMVDLGLDVFGKFKLKQPQVMKTPMEMMKEKILSKTENKQTDYKNELREQIKRNSMENFAKCQEEQKPIKRPLLEKLEAGKADQVFGKNETQPQESKNKAKTPTKNRNATNVSNEKTVVRTPFGDIVPSVSSNTKKNDAQDSNKKRSLSKLKDSPNTQYNEKKKQKCSNCCKDSQDQLCITCQRLPVPSIENTALKANVPVKSKKRFKELFSNATFSLSGYINPQRDEIRRKALSMGARYIPDPNTTNKKCTYLICAFKNTPKYQHFKNHAKIVSHLFIEECFDKKIRFPWRRYALDQKDKSQPESEEEIDGNEPESIYDMDTDADSDY, from the exons ATGCTTGCTCAAGTGATATTTCAGCTGGTTGAACCTTCTTACATCACGGGAATTGATATTGGCAATTTTCAGAGTTGCGTAGTAATCATCACTGGATCTACGTTGTCTGAACCTGATAATTGGATAGTTATAGTGAATCATAAGTTTATGACAAATGATGAAGcagcaaataataaattcaaggATCaagtacaattatttacaaaaaggGAATTAAATCCAGatactttgaaaattaaatttgatcgaATCAAAGTCACTTGCATGCAATCtgcaaatttaaaagttttgtttGGACTgtcatatatcattttaaggTCAGATTCTATGGTTGATTTAGGCTTAGATGTGTTTGGCAAGTTTAAATTGAAACAGCCACAAGTTATGAAAACACCTATGGAgatgatgaaagaaaaaattcttagTAAAACAGAAAACAAACAGACAGACTATAAGAACGAGTTACGTgaacaaataaaaaggaatTCAATGGAAAATTTTGCTAAATGTCAAGAGGAGCAAAAACCTATAAAGAGACCATTATTAGAAAAGTTAGAAGCTGGAAAAGCCGATCAAgtttttggaaaaaatgaGACTCAGCCACAAGAGTCaaaaaataaagctaaaaCGCCtactaaaaatagaaatgcaaCAAATGTATCAAATGAAAAAACAGTTGTCAGAACTCCTTTTGGAGATATTGTACCTTCAGTAAGCAGTAATACTAAGAAGAATGATGCTCaagattctaataaaaaacgatCTTTAAGCAAATTGAAAGATTCACCAAATACACAAtacaatgaaaagaaaaaacaaaagtgTTCTAACTGTTGCAAAGATTCACAAGATCAGCTGTGTATAACTTGTCAACGATTACCAGTACCCTCTATTGAAAATACTGCTTTGAAAGCAAATGTTCctgtaaaatctaaaaaacgATTCAAAGAATTGTTCAGCAATGCCACATTCTCCCTTAGTGGATACATCAATCCGCAGAGAGACGAAATTAGAAGGAAAGCTCTTAGTATGGGTGCCAGATATATACCTGATCCAAAtacaactaataaaaaatgtacttaTTTGATCTGTGCCTTTAAAAATACACCAAAATACCAGCATTTCAAAAATCATGCAAAAATTGTCTCTCATCTTTTTATTGAAGaatgttttgataaaaaaatcag atTTCCTTGGAGACGATATGCTTTAGATCAAAAAGATAAATCGCAACCTGAAAGTGAAGAAGAAATTGATGGTAATGAACCAGAATCTATATATGATATGGACACTGATGCTGActctgattattaa
- the LOC140676254 gene encoding uncharacterized protein isoform X3, producing MMRTRIKSKTENPSASSTRNVGTQTPEFDSEITQLQEQLKLLQLQYDALKQHMKTPNKSGTSTQYKRLYTQESSKSNATNEKHNCNCKGNCSSRVCGCVKKDNKCSSSCKCNNKICQNQELKDENKENANKNDMETPKKQNTKNEATNKNLQSLFSPDQTYKDLEETQISNIHFNFNNKNDTMMKNLQTDKTSKTNTVTSKKERKNKEQQQLAAKIVNDITDNTEITATNNVSSNNENVEMFDPMKPKHQLSRTPPNNKKVTNESPEMENIIEPQPHHESNKNKKIISSIQVLDIKEEKVDWQEHTAQLVPCKKCKRTFMPYRIQKHEACCKGNK from the exons ATGATGAGAACAagaataaaatcgaaaacTGAAAATCCATCAGCcag cagTACGAGAAATGTTGGGACTCAAACTCCAGAGTTTGATAGTGAGATAACGCAGTTGCAAGAGCAACTGAAACTTTTACAACTTCAATACGATGCTTTAAAGCAACATATGAAAACACCTAATAAATCTGGCACTTCTACACAATATAAACGGCTTTACACGCAAGAATCATCTAAAAGCAATGCTACTAATGAGAAACATAATTGCAATTGTAAAGGAAATTGCTCGTCACGAGTGTGCGGATGTGTGAAGAAAGACAACAAATGCAGCTCTtcatgtaaatgtaataataaaatatgtcaaaaccag GAATTGAAAGATGAAAACAAGGAAAATGCTAATAAGAATGATATGGAGACTCCtaagaaacaaaatacaaagaatgaagctacaaataaaaacttacaGAGTTTATTTAGCCCTGATCAGACATATAAAGATCTTGAAGAAACACAAATTAGCAATAtccattttaatttcaataataaaaatgatactaTGATGAAAAACTTACAAACAGACAAAACTTCTAAGACAAACACTGTAACatcaaagaaagaaagaaagaataaggAGCAACAACAATTAGCAGCAAAGATAGTAAATGACATAACAGATAATACAGAAATAACAGCTACTAATAATGTTTCTTCAAACAATGAAAATGTG gaAATGTTTGATCCAATGAAACCGAAACATCAATTATCACGAACACCGccaaacaataaaaaagttacaaatgAATCACCAGAGATGGAAAACATAATTGAGCCTCAACCACATCatgaatcaaataaaaacaagaaaatcaTATCATCTATCCAAG ttttagatataaaagaagaaaaagttgATTGGCAAGAGCATACTGCACAACTTGTTCCTTGTAAAAAATGCAAGAGAACTTTTATGCCATACCGGATCCAGAAACATGAGGCATGTTGTAAAGGGAATAAGTAA
- the LOC140676254 gene encoding uncharacterized protein isoform X4, which translates to MMRTRIKSKTENPSASSTRNVGTQTPEFDSEITQLQEQLKLLQLQYDALKQHMKTPNKSGTSTQYKRLYTQESSKSNATNEKHNCNCKGNCSSRVCGCVKKDNKCSSSCKCNNKICQNQELKDENKENANKNDMETPKKQNTKNEATNKNLQSLFSPDQTYKDLEETQISNIHFNFNNKNDTMMKNLQTDKTSKTNTVTSKKERKNKEQQQLAAKIVNDITDNTEITATNNVSSNNENEMFDPMKPKHQLSRTPPNNKKVTNESPEMENIIEPQPHHESNKNKKIISSIQVLDIKEEKVDWQEHTAQLVPCKKCKRTFMPYRIQKHEACCKGNK; encoded by the exons ATGATGAGAACAagaataaaatcgaaaacTGAAAATCCATCAGCcag cagTACGAGAAATGTTGGGACTCAAACTCCAGAGTTTGATAGTGAGATAACGCAGTTGCAAGAGCAACTGAAACTTTTACAACTTCAATACGATGCTTTAAAGCAACATATGAAAACACCTAATAAATCTGGCACTTCTACACAATATAAACGGCTTTACACGCAAGAATCATCTAAAAGCAATGCTACTAATGAGAAACATAATTGCAATTGTAAAGGAAATTGCTCGTCACGAGTGTGCGGATGTGTGAAGAAAGACAACAAATGCAGCTCTtcatgtaaatgtaataataaaatatgtcaaaaccag GAATTGAAAGATGAAAACAAGGAAAATGCTAATAAGAATGATATGGAGACTCCtaagaaacaaaatacaaagaatgaagctacaaataaaaacttacaGAGTTTATTTAGCCCTGATCAGACATATAAAGATCTTGAAGAAACACAAATTAGCAATAtccattttaatttcaataataaaaatgatactaTGATGAAAAACTTACAAACAGACAAAACTTCTAAGACAAACACTGTAACatcaaagaaagaaagaaagaataaggAGCAACAACAATTAGCAGCAAAGATAGTAAATGACATAACAGATAATACAGAAATAACAGCTACTAATAATGTTTCTTCAAACAATGAAAAT gaAATGTTTGATCCAATGAAACCGAAACATCAATTATCACGAACACCGccaaacaataaaaaagttacaaatgAATCACCAGAGATGGAAAACATAATTGAGCCTCAACCACATCatgaatcaaataaaaacaagaaaatcaTATCATCTATCCAAG ttttagatataaaagaagaaaaagttgATTGGCAAGAGCATACTGCACAACTTGTTCCTTGTAAAAAATGCAAGAGAACTTTTATGCCATACCGGATCCAGAAACATGAGGCATGTTGTAAAGGGAATAAGTAA
- the LOC140676254 gene encoding uncharacterized protein isoform X1, translated as MMRTRIKSKTENPSASSTRNVGTQTPEFDSEITQLQEQLKLLQLQYDALKQHMKTPNKSGTSTQYKRLYTQESSKSNATNEKHNCNCKGNCSSRVCGCVKKDNKCSSSCKCNNKICQNQELKDENKENANKNDMETPKKQNTKNEATNKNLQSLFSPDQTYKDLEETQISNIHFNFNNKNDTMMKNLQTDKTSKTNTVTSKKERKNKEQQQLAAKIVNDITDNTEITATNNVSSNNENVVINEMFDPMKPKHQLSRTPPNNKKVTNESPEMENIIEPQPHHESNKNKKIISSIQVLDIKEEKVDWQEHTAQLVPCKKCKRTFMPYRIQKHEACCKGNK; from the exons ATGATGAGAACAagaataaaatcgaaaacTGAAAATCCATCAGCcag cagTACGAGAAATGTTGGGACTCAAACTCCAGAGTTTGATAGTGAGATAACGCAGTTGCAAGAGCAACTGAAACTTTTACAACTTCAATACGATGCTTTAAAGCAACATATGAAAACACCTAATAAATCTGGCACTTCTACACAATATAAACGGCTTTACACGCAAGAATCATCTAAAAGCAATGCTACTAATGAGAAACATAATTGCAATTGTAAAGGAAATTGCTCGTCACGAGTGTGCGGATGTGTGAAGAAAGACAACAAATGCAGCTCTtcatgtaaatgtaataataaaatatgtcaaaaccag GAATTGAAAGATGAAAACAAGGAAAATGCTAATAAGAATGATATGGAGACTCCtaagaaacaaaatacaaagaatgaagctacaaataaaaacttacaGAGTTTATTTAGCCCTGATCAGACATATAAAGATCTTGAAGAAACACAAATTAGCAATAtccattttaatttcaataataaaaatgatactaTGATGAAAAACTTACAAACAGACAAAACTTCTAAGACAAACACTGTAACatcaaagaaagaaagaaagaataaggAGCAACAACAATTAGCAGCAAAGATAGTAAATGACATAACAGATAATACAGAAATAACAGCTACTAATAATGTTTCTTCAAACAATGAAAATGTGGtaataaat gaAATGTTTGATCCAATGAAACCGAAACATCAATTATCACGAACACCGccaaacaataaaaaagttacaaatgAATCACCAGAGATGGAAAACATAATTGAGCCTCAACCACATCatgaatcaaataaaaacaagaaaatcaTATCATCTATCCAAG ttttagatataaaagaagaaaaagttgATTGGCAAGAGCATACTGCACAACTTGTTCCTTGTAAAAAATGCAAGAGAACTTTTATGCCATACCGGATCCAGAAACATGAGGCATGTTGTAAAGGGAATAAGTAA
- the Xrcc1 gene encoding DNA repair protein XRCC1 isoform X1 — MIVKFEKIISCSSEHPMYPASNLLQNNSENWKATWRCAKPGEMLAQVIFQLVEPSYITGIDIGNFQSCVVIITGSTLSEPDNWIVIVNHKFMTNDEAANNKFKDQVQLFTKRELNPDTLKIKFDRIKVTCMQSANLKVLFGLSYIILRSDSMVDLGLDVFGKFKLKQPQVMKTPMEMMKEKILSKTENKQTDYKNELREQIKRNSMENFAKCQEEQKPIKRPLLEKLEAGKADQVFGKNETQPQESKNKAKTPTKNRNATNVSNEKTVVRTPFGDIVPSVSSNTKKNDAQDSNKKRSLSKLKDSPNTQYNEKKKQKCSNCCKDSQDQLCITCQRLPVPSIENTALKANVPVKSKKRFKELFSNATFSLSGYINPQRDEIRRKALSMGARYIPDPNTTNKKCTYLICAFKNTPKYQHFKNHAKIVSHLFIEECFDKKIRFPWRRYALDQKDKSQPESEEEIDGNEPESIYDMDTDADSDY, encoded by the exons atgattgtcaaatttgaaaagataataagCTGTTCCTCGGAACATCCAATGTATCCTGCCTCTAATCTTCTCCAAAATAATTCAGAAAATTGGAAGGCCACATGGCGATGTGCCAAGCCAGGAGAAATGCTTGCTCAAGTGATATTTCAGCTGGTTGAACCTTCTTACATCACGGGAATTGATATTGGCAATTTTCAGAGTTGCGTAGTAATCATCACTGGATCTACGTTGTCTGAACCTGATAATTGGATAGTTATAGTGAATCATAAGTTTATGACAAATGATGAAGcagcaaataataaattcaaggATCaagtacaattatttacaaaaaggGAATTAAATCCAGatactttgaaaattaaatttgatcgaATCAAAGTCACTTGCATGCAATCtgcaaatttaaaagttttgtttGGACTgtcatatatcattttaaggTCAGATTCTATGGTTGATTTAGGCTTAGATGTGTTTGGCAAGTTTAAATTGAAACAGCCACAAGTTATGAAAACACCTATGGAgatgatgaaagaaaaaattcttagTAAAACAGAAAACAAACAGACAGACTATAAGAACGAGTTACGTgaacaaataaaaaggaatTCAATGGAAAATTTTGCTAAATGTCAAGAGGAGCAAAAACCTATAAAGAGACCATTATTAGAAAAGTTAGAAGCTGGAAAAGCCGATCAAgtttttggaaaaaatgaGACTCAGCCACAAGAGTCaaaaaataaagctaaaaCGCCtactaaaaatagaaatgcaaCAAATGTATCAAATGAAAAAACAGTTGTCAGAACTCCTTTTGGAGATATTGTACCTTCAGTAAGCAGTAATACTAAGAAGAATGATGCTCaagattctaataaaaaacgatCTTTAAGCAAATTGAAAGATTCACCAAATACACAAtacaatgaaaagaaaaaacaaaagtgTTCTAACTGTTGCAAAGATTCACAAGATCAGCTGTGTATAACTTGTCAACGATTACCAGTACCCTCTATTGAAAATACTGCTTTGAAAGCAAATGTTCctgtaaaatctaaaaaacgATTCAAAGAATTGTTCAGCAATGCCACATTCTCCCTTAGTGGATACATCAATCCGCAGAGAGACGAAATTAGAAGGAAAGCTCTTAGTATGGGTGCCAGATATATACCTGATCCAAAtacaactaataaaaaatgtacttaTTTGATCTGTGCCTTTAAAAATACACCAAAATACCAGCATTTCAAAAATCATGCAAAAATTGTCTCTCATCTTTTTATTGAAGaatgttttgataaaaaaatcag atTTCCTTGGAGACGATATGCTTTAGATCAAAAAGATAAATCGCAACCTGAAAGTGAAGAAGAAATTGATGGTAATGAACCAGAATCTATATATGATATGGACACTGATGCTGActctgattattaa
- the LOC140676254 gene encoding uncharacterized protein isoform X5, with protein sequence MMRTRIKSKTENPSASSTRNVGTQTPEFDSEITQLQEQLKLLQLQYDALKQHMKTPNKSGTSTQYKRLYTQESSKSNATNEKHNCNCKGNCSSRVCGCVKKDNKCSSSCKCNNKICQNQELKDENKENANKNDMETPKKQNTKNEATNKNLQSLFSPDQTYKDLEETQISNIHFNFNNKNDTMMKNLQTDKTSKTNTVTSKKERKNKEQQQLAAKIEMFDPMKPKHQLSRTPPNNKKVTNESPEMENIIEPQPHHESNKNKKIISSIQVLDIKEEKVDWQEHTAQLVPCKKCKRTFMPYRIQKHEACCKGNK encoded by the exons ATGATGAGAACAagaataaaatcgaaaacTGAAAATCCATCAGCcag cagTACGAGAAATGTTGGGACTCAAACTCCAGAGTTTGATAGTGAGATAACGCAGTTGCAAGAGCAACTGAAACTTTTACAACTTCAATACGATGCTTTAAAGCAACATATGAAAACACCTAATAAATCTGGCACTTCTACACAATATAAACGGCTTTACACGCAAGAATCATCTAAAAGCAATGCTACTAATGAGAAACATAATTGCAATTGTAAAGGAAATTGCTCGTCACGAGTGTGCGGATGTGTGAAGAAAGACAACAAATGCAGCTCTtcatgtaaatgtaataataaaatatgtcaaaaccag GAATTGAAAGATGAAAACAAGGAAAATGCTAATAAGAATGATATGGAGACTCCtaagaaacaaaatacaaagaatgaagctacaaataaaaacttacaGAGTTTATTTAGCCCTGATCAGACATATAAAGATCTTGAAGAAACACAAATTAGCAATAtccattttaatttcaataataaaaatgatactaTGATGAAAAACTTACAAACAGACAAAACTTCTAAGACAAACACTGTAACatcaaagaaagaaagaaagaataaggAGCAACAACAATTAGCAGCAAAGATA gaAATGTTTGATCCAATGAAACCGAAACATCAATTATCACGAACACCGccaaacaataaaaaagttacaaatgAATCACCAGAGATGGAAAACATAATTGAGCCTCAACCACATCatgaatcaaataaaaacaagaaaatcaTATCATCTATCCAAG ttttagatataaaagaagaaaaagttgATTGGCAAGAGCATACTGCACAACTTGTTCCTTGTAAAAAATGCAAGAGAACTTTTATGCCATACCGGATCCAGAAACATGAGGCATGTTGTAAAGGGAATAAGTAA
- the LOC140676452 gene encoding uncharacterized protein, with the protein MRKYYQAALAVTAVISLVSLLIYRHEYNRLRYVLEVFNYFGKPGPRRDINCTNPIFTTFNTKFDEPISSWQRLEDDLYIYSAYSINNKEIRAIGLGTINSVPNMQCLVFFENESKPILGSFKFIPIGNAMATSLGESSRYGGYHFVCTYTSNETPTGITFVTKSNKYLNYAPIFPIKVQPRSLSHSRIGVCVMQSSMKPTQSADMIGFISFHALIGMDNFVVYDSGISNEFNSKLKEMANDLTSFWKFTYTVVPWNFPFTEINQNVIREILETDCLYRTYNNVAYAVVLSWNEYVVLKYHHAMIDLMADFKRTKLIADRYKLKISTFCTQQTDNKQYANSTLIVLKKTKSDINILEDHYLYIHKPHATLQNSHIYTKEIKKDLVTANQYKYCDNYKGSREVEDFTILRFAQDMQNSSILRKYLGLYSVLDANIK; encoded by the coding sequence atgagaaaatattatcagGCTGCTCTAGCTGTGACAGCGGTAATAAGTCTCGTATCTCTACTCATCTACAGACACGAATATAACAGATTAAGGTATGTCTTAGAAGTGTTTAATTACTTTGGTAAGCCTGGGCCAAGAAGAGATATAAATTGTACCAATCCGATATTTACCACATTCAATACAAAGTTTGACGAACCGATTTCCTCTTGGCAACGCCTGGAGGATGATCTCTACATATATTCTGCGTATAGTATTAACAATAAAGAGATACGAGCGATTGGACTCGGGACTATAAACAGCGTTCCAAACATGCAATGTCTCGTCTTCTTCGAGAATGAGAGTAAACCTATATTGggaagttttaaatttatcccCATTGGTAACGCAATGGCTACGAGTCTAGGGGAAAGTTCAAGATACGGAGGATATCATTTTGTTTGCACATATACCAGTAATGAGACTCCAACTGGAATAACATTTGTTACAAAGTCTAACAAGTATCTCAATTATGCACCTATCTTTCCTATAAAAGTGCAGCCACGAAGCTTGAGTCACAGTAGAATAGGAGTGTGCGTGATGCAATCATCGATGAAACCGACACAGTCAGCAGATATGATAGGCTTCATCAGCTTCCATGCATTGATCGGAATGGATAATTTTGTCGTATATGACTCTGGAATTTCAAATGAATTTAATAGTAAACTAAAAGAAATGGCTAATGATTTAACTTCCTTTTGGAAGTTTACATATACTGTTGTACCATGGAACTTCCCTTTCACAGAGATTAATCAAAATGTCATAAGAGAAATTCTCGAGACAGATTGTTTATATCGTACATACAACAATGTCGCTTATGCTGTTGTTCTCTCGTGGAACGAATATGTAGTTTTAAAATACCATCATGCAATGATTGATCTGATGGCAGATTTTAAACGAACCAAGTTGATAGCCGACCgttataagttaaaaatttcaacCTTTTGCACGCAGCAAACTGACAATAAACAATACGCCAATTCTACGTTGATAGTATTAAAGAAGACGAAATCCgatataaacattttagaagatcattatctttatatacacAAGCCACATGCGACACTGCAAAATTCCCACATATACAccaaggaaataaaaaaggatttaGTTACTgcaaatcaatataaatattgcgaCAATTACAAGGGCAGTCGAGAAGTAGAAGACTTTACGATTTTAAGATTCGCTCAAGATATGCAAAATTCATCAATTCTTAGGAAATATCTCGGACTTTACAGTGTGCTCGATGCAAATATAAAGTga